A region of the Phaseolus vulgaris cultivar G19833 chromosome 11, P. vulgaris v2.0, whole genome shotgun sequence genome:
AATGTGGATGTGCAGGTGTGGGGGAAGGAAGAACCAGACCTTTTTTCTGTGAATTCTGCTTACGAGTGCCTTACCAAGCAGTCTCGTGGAACCCAATCTGATGTGTTTAATTTCTTTTGGAAGATTAAGGCATTCCCAAATGTGATCGTGACAGCTTGGAGAGTGTTGCTGGATAGAATCCCAACAAGGGTGAGTTTGAGTAGGAGAGGGGCGATGATGGAATCTACGTTATGTGCAATGTGTCAGCTTAAGGAGGAGTCTTGTCAACATATCTTCTTGGAGTGTAAATGTGCACATTGGGTATGGTCATTGTGCTTCAAATGGATAGGTATCTCTTCTGTTCAACAAAATGATTTAAATATGCACTTTATGAGTTTTATCTGAGCAATGCTAGCAAGAAGCAAAACCTGGTATGGAAAGGTGTTTGGGCATCTGTTATTAGGTGTATCTGGGACCAAAGGAACCTGATTGTATTCAATAAAGGGCTAGTAGATGCGGAGGAGGTGTTTCAGAAGGCTCAACTCAAATCCTGGCTTTGGATGAAGCACAAGGTGCATTTCTTTACTTATTCTTTCGTAGACTGGATTCTTAATCCAATGCTTTGCATTAGAAGTTATAATTAGGACTCCCAGATGCCAAGAGTTTTAAGACTACAGCCTATACTGGATTTATAGTTGGTTGGAGGTGTTGGTGGGTTTGTCACGGCCTGCAGCTGGTGCAAGATGGAAAGGACATGTGTGCTTGTATGCCAGGGAGTCAAAAGGAATGTTAAGGACATGATGGAGGATTTTGTGTTGATGTGTCTTATAATAAGACCAATAGAGGCAGGGTGTTTTTGTTGGTTTTGTAGCTGCAGTTTGCAGTGCCTATAGCATTCCAATACGAGCACGATGCTAGCTGGAATAGGATGTCTAGCTTATGCAGCAAACATTATCTATCTATTGCTTTTGGGGTGTTTGTTCATCTCTTTTTTCTTAGAGATTCTTAATGTGATTTGGTTTATGTAAAAGGGTCAGGATACCCCTTTtgtatccctcttaatttaatttcattctttgctgataaaaaaaaaagtgtataggaatgtcaaaaagaaaatggaaaagtaatttttacaaaaatatagcAATATCAAACAACcaaaaaaacaagaaagaatTGCTATAGCTGCAAATGGTTACAAAAGAATGTGAGTTGAGGGTCCcacatgttttttattttaagttagcCGCTAAAATTGACTAAATGTATTAAAGTTGTAGAAATTTCATTAAAGTAACTAAagcaataaaaagaaaattgattGTCTTATGCTGTCGGGAATAATCAACAGCTATTGCTTTACCATGGAACCTTGGATTGAAGTAAAGTCATGTTCAACAAAATCATCACTTACTGCAATTTGTTAAATGTTAACTCTTCTGTATTTTGGTTCACGCTTCACCCTTCATTCACATAATTAAGCTCCACTTCAAATTTTCAGACATTTCTTTTCTTTGATTAGCTACTTCCTTCTCAACCATGCCAGTGATAGAAACACTTGGTGGTGCTCTTTTCGGTGCTGTTCTTCAGGTGCTATTTGACAGGCTTGATTCTCGTCAAGTTGTTGACTACTTTCGTGGAAGAAAGCTCGATGTGAAGCTGCTGAAGAAGTTGAAGAGGAAGCTGGTTTCCGTTTATGCTGTGGTTGATGATGCAGGACAGAAGCAGTTCAGAGATACGTATGTGAAGGCATGGCTTGATGAGGTCAGAGACGTGTTGCTTGATACAGAGGATCTGATGGATGAAATAGAGTATGAATTCTCCAGATCTGAGTTGGAAGTTCAATCCCAGAGCAGTTCTAGCAAGGTATGCAGTTTTGAATCCAAGATTGTAGAAGTCCTTGATGACCTTGAATCTCTTCTAAGCCAAAAAGATGATCTAGGTTTGAAAAATGCTAGCGGGACAGGGGTTGGGTTAGGGTTGAGTAGTAATGTGTCACAGAAATTGCCATCAACATCTTTGGTGGTTGAAAATGTTATTTATGGAAGAGATGATGAAAAAGAAATGATCCTCAAATGGATGACTTCTGACACTAAAGAGCATAGCCAACTATCAATACTTTCTGTTGTGGGTATGGGTGGGATGGGTAAGACCACACTTGCTCAACATGTGTACAATGACCCAATGATAGAGGATAAATTTTCTATCAAAGGTTGGGTTTGTGTTTCGGATGAATTTGATGTTTTTATGGTAACAAAAGCAATTGTTGGGGCAATCACTAAATCAAAAGATGATAGTGTAGACCTAGAAATGGTTCAGGGACGATTGAAAGAAAAGTTAACGGGAAGGAAGTTTCTCCTCGTCCTTGATGATGTTTGGAACGAACACCGAGACCAATGGAAATCATTGCAAACTCCTCTTAAATATGGGGCTAAGGGAAGTAAAATTATTATCACAACACGTAGTAACAAAGTTGCTTCTATCATGGAGTCAAACAAGATTCGGCAACTAAAGCAATTACAAGAAGATCACAGCTGGCAAGTTTTTGCTAAACATGCATTCCAAAATGATAACTCTAAGCCTAATTCCGAGTTGAAGAAGATTGGCACGCAGATAGTTGAAAAGTGCCAAGGACTGCCTCTGGCCCTTGAAACGGTAGGATCTCTTTTACAGTCAAAGTCATCTGTTTCAGAGTGGGAAAGTGTACTGAGAAGCAACATATGGGACTTACGAAATGAAGATAGTAAAATTCTCCCCGCTTTGTTGTTGAGCTATTACCATCTTCCTTCTCATCTCAAGAGATGTTTCGCTTATTGTGCGTTATTCCCCAAAGAACATGAGTTTGAGAAGCAGAGCTTaattctctcatggatggctcAAAATTTCCTACAATGTTCTCAGCAGAGTGAGTCTCCAGAAGAAATAGGTGAACAGTACTTCAATGATCTATTATCAAGGTCATTCTTTCAGCAGTCAAATTCGTTGGACGGAAGATATTTTGTGATGCACGACCTTCTGAATGATTTAGCAAAATATGTTTCTGGTGAAACCTGCTATAGGTTGGGTGTTGATAGACCAAGAAGCGTACCAAAGACAACTCGtcacttttcaattttaaataaggTTCCCGTTGAATGTGATGAGTATAGGAGTTTATGTGATGCTAAAAGGCTACGAACATTTTTGTGCAGATCTAAGAATTTTGGGATGTCAATAAAAGAGTTGATATCCAACTTTAAGTTCTTACGACACTTATCTTTGTCTTACTGTAGTAACATAAAAGAGGTGCCTGACACCATAACTGATCTCATACATCTCCGTTCATTAGACCTTTCTAATAACTTTATAGAGAGACTTCCAGACTCAATGTGTTCACTTTGTAACTTGCAAGTGTTGAAGCTGAACTACTGTAGGTTATTGAAGGAGTTGCCCTCGACTTTGCATGAGCTCTCTAAGTTGCGCCTCCTTGAACTTAAGGGAACTACTTTAAGAAAGGCTCCAATGCTTTTAGGAAAGTTGAAGAATCTTCAAGTATGGATGGGTGGGTTTGAGGTTGGAAAAAGTAGTAGTGAGTTCAGTATTCAAGAACTAGGACAACTTGATCTTCACGGAGAACTGTCAattaaaaatcttgaaaatatcGTGAATCCCTGTGATGTATTGGCAGCGGATTTGAAGAATAAAACACATCTTGTGGATCTATGTTTAGAATGGGATTGCAAGCGGAACAATGAGGATTCAATAAAACAAAGAGAAGTACTTGAGACTCTGCAACCTTCCAAACATTTGAAGCATTTGTCAATCAACGGCTATTCTGGCACACAATTTCCACGTTGGTTATCTGATACATTTGTGTTGAATGTGATGTCCCTAAGTTTGTATAAATGTAAATATTGCCAATGGTTGCCTTCACTTGGACTTTTGACATCTCTCAAGGGCTTGGTAATTCGTGGCCTTGATGAGATAGTGAGGATAGATGCTGATTTTTACGGGAATACCTCTTCTGCTTTTGCATCCTTGGAAAGGTTGACCTTTATTGATATGGAGGAATGGGAAGAATGGCAATGCATGACAGGTGCTTTTCCAAGTCTTCAATATCTTTCTTTGCATGATTGTCCCAAACTGAAAGGGCACTTGCCAGATCTTCCTCATTTAAAGGATATATTTATCATGTCTTGCAGACAACTTGTAGCTTTGACTCCCAGCGGGGTTGAAATTGAAGGTGTGGAGATGGAGACATCTTCATTTGATATGATAGGGAACCATCTTCAATCCTTGAAAATTTTTGATTGTCCGGGCATGAATATTCCCATAAACCACTTCcttttaattttggaaattcGTGAATGTTGTGACTCTCTCACGAACTTCCCTCTAGACCTATTTCCAAAACTCCACGAGCTTTATTTAGGCAAATGTCATAACCTACAGATAATATCACAAGAGCACCCTCATCATCATTTGAAGAGTCTGTCAATTTATCACTGCTCTGAATTTGAATCATTTCCAAATGAAGGATTACTTGCACctcaaatacaaataatttttattacaaaaacGGAGAAATTGAAATCAATGCCTAAACGCATGTCTGACCTCCTTCCATCTCTTGATTATCTGTCCATACGTGATTGTCCAGGAGTGGAGTTGTCTGAGGGATGTTTGccatcaaatataaaaaaaatgtgtctcTTGAATTGCTCCAAACTTGTTGCCTCTCTAAAGAAGGGTGGTTGGGGAACCAACCCTTCCATACAACTTTTGTCTATTAATGAAGTGGATGGGGAGTGCTTTCCAGATGAAGGTTTTCTCCCACTCTCTATTACTCAGCTAGACGTAAAAGATTGTCCAAAACTTAAGAAACTGGACTACAGGGGTCTCTGTCACCTCTCCTCTCTTCAGAAATTGGTTATTGAAAATTGTCCAATACTCCAATGTTTGCCAGAGGAGGGTTTACCCGAATCCATTTCAGAACTCAGAATTGAAAGTTGCCCGTTGCTCAATCAGCGGTGCAAGAAAGAAGAAGGCGAAGACTGGATAAAGATTGCTCACATTAAAGCTATATGGGTTGATTGGATACCAGTAAACATATAAAACGAGGCACAAATTGGAAATTCTAAGACTCCAATTTTCATATGCGTACATTTTCATCAGGTGCCAATTCTCCACACTATCTTTTAAGCATCTCAAATACAATCTTATTTAGTGCAAATAATTTAATATCGAATTGATCATTTTCATCACGCATCAACGCATCGTATTTTTAATGATCTGTTTTTCGTGCAAGAATTACAATTATCGATATTCACTTTTGAAGTTGAATAACGATGCTTATATTTAGTTAAATATTCATGTTAaaatcaaaaataattttaattgaatGAGTGACCTGCTCTTAGAAAGCCACTGAGAGTTCCTTGGACGAACAGCTATCCCTCGAGACATTTACTGGTTAGTAATTTTCAATGTGCGGTATGGGGGATGACTATTCagaatatttcatattttataaatcttCACATACTTCTTTGGCATAATCTAaattttcttcattattttgGAGATTTCATGTTATATTATGAGTCCTTAGATACTTGTTAATACTTATTTTATACGATAGAGTTGGTACATCACTATGAGTTCTTTTATCCTTAGTTCCTTAATTCATGTGCAGGCAACACTCCAAAATTAGAGTTTGTTGATCAGGTTTGGACTCCTGACAGTGAAAATCAAACCTTGTCCCTCTTGAATATCACTCGTCCTGACTTCTTGTTTGCTTCAGATTGGCATGACTTAAGTTCTGGGGATTGCAAGAACCAAGCCATCACAGCTGATACAACAATGACCCTTCTTGGAGACCATTTTGACACTGACCATAACCATGTGACTTCTGGAACTTCTCAGTCAAGTCAGTTGTGGGGTTTCGGTTCTTGTGCAATGGCAGCTAATAATATACATGCTTTGTGTCAGCTATCCAATCTTGGTTAAGAACCTGTAACCTGACTCAGGGATAACCAGCGTCTTACCAGAACTTTTGAATGCCGGTGGTGCATGAGATGCAGAGTAGCTAGTTGCTAGCCTGGAAGATGGTTATTCCAGTGTGCTTTAGACATTAGTTTGAGTGTAAACATATGaaccaatattttttatgttctgTATTATAAAGAATGTAGGTAATGTTTTTTTAACAAGATTATGGACATTGATTGCACTTGAACTAACTGAATTATCTATTCTGGAGGTTCATGATGCAAGTTTTTACCATTGATTCTGTTCATcgcccaatttttttttatcagcaataaataaataaaattaaaagagatactttagggtatcccaacccgtatacatcaACCACATAGTTACTCTCCCCTTTATGGCTTAGGGGATACAACCGTTTTGTGGCATAACCTGCTTAAAATAAAGCTGTAACCACAGAACAACAAACCCATTTGCACCATCATGACAGAGACCTACACGGTTATGACAGCAACCAAAATAAATGCTACACAAAGCAGCAGAACATTCTACATCTTGGCATCCAAACACCGCTACACCACCTTGGCCTCACCTACATCCACAACCTATACTTCCTACCTTTCACCTTTATACCATTACCCTTCACAAAAAGACCTCCACGCCTCACTTATCAACTAATATACCTGTCAACAAAGAGAGCAACAAAGAATGACTAGCAAAGAACCACCAAAACAACATAGAGTCATCTACTTATAAATCCAGCTCTACGTAACCTCACCATCCATCTCCAACCAGCAGCCACAGAAGCCCTTATGTTCATAGCCATCAACTTCAAACCAGCCAGGAGCATGATGTAGCACTAGATTAAACGCCATACTTCCACACTCATAGCAGGACCGTGTCTTGCACTCACTGCACGACAACATCGCTCTCCAAACTGTTTTTGTACATCCTGCTAAAAGTCTTACTTCCAATCTGTTTTTGTACACCCTGCTAAAGCCTTACTTCAGCTGCTGCCACACCTGGTGTGCGTGACACGACTCCAGCAGCAGCTACCACCTCCACAACACTTTCTTCGACCATGGCTAAACATCTCCAGCTAGAGCTGTCAGGGTCTAAGAACATCCAAAACCGGTAGGGTTTTTTCTCCCTGAACCTATGCCATATAGGCCAAAGATAAGCAGCAACTACCCGGGACTACACTACAACATTGTACATCTTTCCTTACCATCACAAGCCCAATAAGCTTTGGAATGTTAAGCACAGTTGAGAACATTATATAAATGATATGTTACATGAGATTACTATTCATGTGCACCATACTCGTGCAGTAGATATAGTGTTGAAGGTCTGTAATTTTCACATCCTATTGTCAAATGCCTACTGctgcaattttatttataatattgtttgttgCTTCTGCTGTCAATGAAGCTGTAAACTCTCTATGCATAGAGTTATGAAACAAAGTAACTCTGCATAAttcccttttatttttttttgtgcaaaataacaaaagaaatatTCCATGTAAAGAAGCAATGTTGAAATTCAACACCATTTCCCTTgatacaaaatatatttgagtttaggaaaaaaaattcttttatgGAATGAAGCAACAAGACATCATTTGTACTGAAAAAGGAGACTTTCAATCAATTTTACTTATACAATGGATACTATATCTTATTATCCTACGAATAACACAAACAAGATCATGATGGTTTAGAGTATCCCACCCTGTTCATTTGCCCTTTTACCCTTATTCTCATTATTGGACAAATCATCTAAAGGAGATTCACTCAGCCCTGTGAACATAATGATGTttgattcaaattttattttctcacctttcgattttagttttttactttctgttatttcatttttttattttttagtattgtaaaaatattaattataacaatatattactattattaccATAATTATAGCAATGTCAAAAAAccaaaaaacaacaaagaatTACTATGTCAGCAACTTGTCATGGctcaaaataatattaagttgATGGTCCCTCGCGTTTTTTGTTGTTAAGTTAGCTGCAAAAATTGACTAAATGCATGAAAGTTAGCTGGAAATttcattgaagaaaataaagcaagaaaaacaaagattGATTGATAATCAACAGCTATTGCTTGACCATGGAACCATGGATTGAAGTAAAGTCATCACTTATTGCAATTTGTTAAATGTTAACTCTTCCCTATCTGCGTTCACGCTTCACCCTTCATTCACTTAATTAAGCTCTGCTTCAAATTTTCAGACATTTCTTTTGTTTGATTAGTTACTTCCTTCCCAACCATGCTAGTGATAGAAACACTTGGTGGTGCTCTTTTCGGTGCTGTTTGACAGGCTGAATTCTCGTCAAGTTCTGGACTACTTTCGTGGAAGAAAGGTCGATGTGAAGCTTCTGAAGAAGTTGAAGAGGAAGCTGGTGTCTGTTAATGCTGTGGTTGATGATGCAGAACAGAAGCAGTTCAGAGATACGTATGTGAAGGCATGGCTTGATCAGGTCAGAGATGTGTTGCTTGATACAGAGGATCTGATGGATGAAATAGAGTATGAATTCTCTAGATCTGAGTTGGAAGTTCAATCCAGAGCAGTTCTAGCAAGGTATGCAGTTTTGAATCCAAGATTGTAGAAGTCCTTGATGGCCTTGCTCAACATGTGTACAATGACCCAATGATAGAGGCTAAATTTGCTATCAAAGGTTGGATTTGTGTTTCAAATGAATTTGATGTTTTTATGGTAACAAAAAGTAATTGTTGGGGCAATCACTAAGTCAAAAGATGATAGTGTAGACCATTTCTGTACACCTAGAAATGGTCCAGGGACGATTGAAAGAAACGTTGACAGGAAGGAAAGTTTCTCCTCGTTCTTGATGATGTCTGGAACAAACATCGAGACCAGTGAAAATCATTGCAAACTACTCTTAAATATGGGACTAAGGGAAGTAAAATTCTCATCACAACACGCAGTAACAAAGT
Encoded here:
- the LOC137829165 gene encoding putative disease resistance RPP13-like protein 1, producing MPVIETLGGALFGAVLQVLFDRLDSRQVVDYFRGRKLDVKLLKKLKRKLVSVYAVVDDAGQKQFRDTYVKAWLDEVRDVLLDTEDLMDEIEYEFSRSELEVQSQSSSSKVCSFESKIVEVLDDLESLLSQKDDLGLKNASGTGVGLGLSSNVSQKLPSTSLVVENVIYGRDDEKEMILKWMTSDTKEHSQLSILSVVGMGGMGKTTLAQHVYNDPMIEDKFSIKGWVCVSDEFDVFMVTKAIVGAITKSKDDSVDLEMVQGRLKEKLTGRKFLLVLDDVWNEHRDQWKSLQTPLKYGAKGSKIIITTRSNKVASIMESNKIRQLKQLQEDHSWQVFAKHAFQNDNSKPNSELKKIGTQIVEKCQGLPLALETVGSLLQSKSSVSEWESVLRSNIWDLRNEDSKILPALLLSYYHLPSHLKRCFAYCALFPKEHEFEKQSLILSWMAQNFLQCSQQSESPEEIGEQYFNDLLSRSFFQQSNSLDGRYFVMHDLLNDLAKYVSGETCYRLGVDRPRSVPKTTRHFSILNKVPVECDEYRSLCDAKRLRTFLCRSKNFGMSIKELISNFKFLRHLSLSYCSNIKEVPDTITDLIHLRSLDLSNNFIERLPDSMCSLCNLQVLKLNYCRLLKELPSTLHELSKLRLLELKGTTLRKAPMLLGKLKNLQVWMGGFEVGKSSSEFSIQELGQLDLHGELSIKNLENIVNPCDVLAADLKNKTHLVDLCLEWDCKRNNEDSIKQREVLETLQPSKHLKHLSINGYSGTQFPRWLSDTFVLNVMSLSLYKCKYCQWLPSLGLLTSLKGLVIRGLDEIVRIDADFYGNTSSAFASLERLTFIDMEEWEEWQCMTGAFPSLQYLSLHDCPKLKGHLPDLPHLKDIFIMSCRQLVALTPSGVEIEGVEMETSSFDMIGNHLQSLKIFDCPGMNIPINHFLLILEIRECCDSLTNFPLDLFPKLHELYLGKCHNLQIISQEHPHHHLKSLSIYHCSEFESFPNEGLLAPQIQIIFITKTEKLKSMPKRMSDLLPSLDYLSIRDCPGVELSEGCLPSNIKKMCLLNCSKLVASLKKGGWGTNPSIQLLSINEVDGECFPDEGFLPLSITQLDVKDCPKLKKLDYRGLCHLSSLQKLVIENCPILQCLPEEGLPESISELRIESCPLLNQRCKKEEGEDWIKIAHIKAIWVDWIPVNI